A region of Tabrizicola piscis DNA encodes the following proteins:
- a CDS encoding IS1380-like element ISPme1 family transposase, which translates to MDHLEGAGLARGDRVDFDRRVRLEFRGAQISSDGGLLVMRELDDVLGLSNLASEALRDSRTGKNTLHRLDGLFRQSVFGRLAGYEDVNDADRLALDPVMRQVVGGRAVEAQAASASQMGRFETETLALAANRAALADLNGQWIDRFHDRNGLKYIVLDMDSSVSPTHGDQEGAAWNGHFDCTCYHPIFLFNQFGMLERCALRNGNVHSADGWRDVLDPVIARYAGRDLGGRFFRADAAYAIPAIYMRLEEARFFYAIRLPANAVLREKIAHRLTRPVGRPSLTKVKRFFEDFEYQAASWDKPRRVIAKIEWHPGELFPKVGFIVTNLPMEPDWVVRFYNQRGTAEQHIKEGKYAFRWTRLSCRKFRHNEVRLQLHALAYNLATFLRCIELPEAMADWSLTSLQLKLIKIGARVVRHARAITFQLAEVAVTGPMVRAVLAAIRRLRTPPSCA; encoded by the coding sequence ATGGATCACCTGGAGGGTGCGGGCTTGGCGCGGGGAGATCGGGTTGATTTCGACCGCCGTGTGCGTCTGGAGTTCCGTGGTGCGCAGATCAGTTCAGACGGTGGCCTGCTGGTGATGCGCGAGCTTGATGACGTGCTCGGCCTGTCCAATCTGGCGTCGGAGGCGCTGCGAGACAGCCGCACCGGGAAGAACACGCTCCATCGGCTTGACGGATTGTTCCGGCAATCGGTGTTCGGACGACTGGCCGGATACGAGGATGTGAACGATGCCGACCGCTTGGCCCTCGATCCCGTGATGCGTCAGGTCGTTGGCGGCAGGGCCGTCGAGGCGCAAGCTGCTTCGGCATCGCAGATGGGACGGTTCGAGACCGAGACGCTGGCTCTGGCCGCGAACCGGGCGGCGCTGGCCGATCTGAACGGCCAATGGATCGACCGGTTTCATGACCGCAACGGGTTGAAATACATCGTGCTGGACATGGACAGCTCGGTCAGCCCCACCCACGGCGATCAGGAAGGTGCTGCCTGGAACGGGCATTTCGACTGCACCTGCTATCACCCCATCTTCTTGTTCAACCAGTTTGGCATGCTGGAGCGCTGCGCCCTGCGTAACGGCAATGTCCACAGCGCCGATGGCTGGCGGGATGTCCTTGATCCCGTCATTGCCCGATATGCTGGCCGCGACCTTGGTGGACGCTTCTTCCGGGCCGACGCTGCCTACGCGATCCCCGCGATCTATATGCGGCTGGAAGAAGCCAGGTTCTTCTACGCCATCCGTCTGCCCGCCAACGCCGTCTTGCGCGAGAAGATCGCGCATCGGCTGACACGGCCCGTGGGACGGCCTTCGCTGACCAAGGTCAAACGGTTCTTCGAGGACTTCGAGTATCAGGCGGCGTCCTGGGACAAGCCGCGCCGCGTCATCGCCAAGATCGAATGGCATCCGGGCGAGCTGTTCCCCAAAGTCGGCTTCATCGTCACCAACCTGCCGATGGAGCCAGACTGGGTGGTGAGGTTCTACAACCAGCGCGGCACCGCAGAGCAGCACATCAAGGAAGGCAAATATGCCTTTCGCTGGACGCGGCTGTCATGCCGGAAGTTCCGGCACAACGAGGTGCGGCTGCAACTGCACGCGCTGGCCTACAACCTGGCAACCTTCCTGCGCTGCATCGAACTGCCCGAGGCCATGGCGGACTGGTCGTTGACCAGCCTGCAACTCAAGCTGATCAAGATCGGCGCCCGCGTCGTCCGCCACGCCCGCGCCATTACCTTCCAGTTGGCCGAGGTCGCCGTCACCG